In the genome of Raphanus sativus cultivar WK10039 chromosome 4, ASM80110v3, whole genome shotgun sequence, one region contains:
- the LOC108841415 gene encoding uncharacterized protein LOC108841415 has product MALMVIAPPSRFRPPPDPPPRKSTPLKAPSPIVPPEPPDPPDVSSLLALPRSPISFSVHSPQDLTRILDLKPPLPWMVSKISGGGVPLVSTGGSTFVYGRLFCAVCRSFSCGHMDGSSISSGSDLSNLTFMGFQLFVCVTLELRTIALAGDVLTDLIYVGSTIVLFDDLYVALVRSLTAVCRFTVVCSLLTAVCSFLTAVCRLTAVCSLLTAVCSLTVFILAFGLVCWYFSFWWQLKEKFIAIVSWMNMIMAGTGYPFVSCLEHLLFPICPLVWSDLDLQASLVLQGSSSHRVLSSASGAVCVVLWVTLDAIFQEAYETVVIRFLMVFFYDWCRHPIFYFTSSLVCLARCSFVVSSFDGV; this is encoded by the coding sequence ATGGCTTTGATGGTGATTGCTCCTCCGTCGCGTTTCAGGCCGCCTCCAGATCCGCCGCCGCGTAAGTCCACTCCGCTTAAAGCTCCCTCTCCCATCGTTCCACCGGAACCTCCAGACCCTCCTGACGTTTCCTCTCTCCTCGCTCTTCCTCGAAGCCCCATCTCCTTCTCCGTTCACTCTCCCCAAGATCTTACCCGAATCCTAGATCTAAAGCCTCCTCTTCCATGGATGGTTTCTAAGATAAGTGGTGGTGGTGTTCCTCTTGTGTCCACCGGTGGTAGTACTTTCGTCTATGGGCGGTTGTTCTGTGCTGTATGCAGGTCGTTTTCATGTGGACACATGGACGGGTCTTCCATTAGCTCTGGCTCCGACTTATCTAACCTCACTTTTATGGGTTTCCAGCTATTTGTCTGTGTGACATTGGAATTGAGGACCATAGCTTTAGCCGGTGATGTACTTACGGACTTAATTTATGTTGGTTCTACCATTGTGCTCTTTGATGATCTTTATGTCGCCTTGGTGCGTTCTCTTACTGCTGTGTGCAGGTTTACTGTCGTGTGCAGTCTTCTTACTGCTGTGTGCAGTTTTCTTACTGCTGTGTGCAGGCTTACTGCTGTGTGCAGTCTTCTTACTGCTGTGTGCAGTCTTACTGTATTCATTCTAGCGTTTGGTCTTGTGTGTTGGTATTTCTCCTTTTGGTGGCAGTTGAAGGAGAAGTTCATTGCTATAGTTAGCTGGATGAATATGATTATGGCGGGTACAGGTTATCCGTTTGTCTCCTGCTTGGAGCATCTCCTTTTTCCAATATGTCCTCTTGTATGGAGTGATTTGGATTTACAAGCGTCGTTGGTATTGCAAGGATCTTCCTCCCATCGAGTGCTCTCCTCTGCGTCTGGTGCAGTATGTGTGGTCCTATGGGTTACACTAGATGCTATCTTTCAAGAAGCTTATGAAACCGTTGTAATACGATTTCTTATGGTATTTTTTTATGATTGGTGTCGCCATCCTATCTTTTATTTTACCAGCTCTTTGGTTTGTTTGGCTCGATGTAGCTTTGTTGTATCCTCCTTTGATGGAGTTTGA
- the LOC108851049 gene encoding uncharacterized protein LOC108851049 produces MDMIFDCLRLSYVLEGVCVTMRSTIVILAIMTLGLGFPTKTSDQKDIECVDIYKQVAFSHDLLQNHKLQKRPSEVPKSTGVKKRSKLKTLEAQVSKANCPEGMIPTWKDQIDGSNKSTVPVRTSSSTDQYSSRHEHAVGITYSPPEMYGTEATISVWDPNVEQQDEFSLAQIWITSGTYEKNNLNTIEVGWQVSPNMYQDNKPRLFIYWTSDTYVTGCYNLQCPGFIQTSDNIIIGGTIAPVSEFDANQFEITISVWKDRKTGNWWLSLGSNHSLVGYWPAELFSNLIYADQVQWGGEVVDSHTSGRQTMTDMGSGHFPDEGFGKVGYFRNLEIVDSNNILQPVQHVEVKATNPEFYSIANMSRDDDWGTCLFYGGPGFPGMHSGVASLVLSSFFLYFSFIIFLII; encoded by the exons ATGGATATGATCTTTGACTGTCTTAGACTTTCGTATGTTCTTGAAGGTGTTTGTGTGACTATGAGGTCTACAATTGTGATTCTTGCGATCATGACACTCGGTCTTGGATTCCCAACCAAG aCTTCGGATCAAAAGGATATCGAATGCGTAGACATATATAAACAGGTGGCATTTAGTCACGACCTTTTACAGAATCACAAGCTGCAG aaaagaccATCAGAAGTCCCAAAATCGACCGGAGTTAAAAAAAGAAGCAAGTTGAAGACTTTGGAAGCTCAAGTGAGTAAGGCCAATTGCCCAGAAGGAATGATCCCTACATGGAAGGACCAAATAGACGGGTCTAACAAATCTACTGTACCCGTACGGACTAGTTCATCTACGGATCAGTACTCGTCTAGACATGAG CATGCAGTCGGAATTACGTACAGCCCACCGGAAATGTATGGAACGGAGGCTACTATAAGCGTGTGGGATCCAAACGTGGAACAACAAGATGAGTTCAGCTTAGCCCAGATTTGGATTACATCTGGAACCTACGAGAAGAACAATCTTAATACAATTGAAGTAGGGTGGCAG GTTTCACCAAATATGTATCAGGACAATAAGCCAAGGCTATTCATTTATTGGACA AGCGACACATATGTAACTGGATGTTACAATCTCCAGTGTCCTGGGTTTATACAAACCAGTGACAACATTATCATTGGAGGTACCATTGCTCCTGTCTCTGAATTCGACGCCAACCAGTTTGAGATCACCATTTCCGTATGGAAG gatCGGAAGACCGGGAATTGGTGGTTGAGCTTAGGATCTAACCACTCATTAGTTGGATATTGGCCCGCTGAACTTTTTTCAAACTTAATTTACGCGGACCAAGTGCAATGGGGTGGTGAAGTCGTTGACTCACATACTTCCGGCCGGCAGACGATGACAGATATGGGCTCTGGTCATTTCCCAGACGAAGGCTTCGGCAAAGTGGGCTACTTCCGCAATTTGGAGATCGTAGACAGTAATAACATTCTCCAGCCAGTTCAGCACGTCGAAGTCAAAGCAACCAATCCTGAATTCTACAGCATCGCAAATATGTCTAGAGACGATGACTGGGGCACGTGTCTGTTCTATGGAGGTCCAGGCTTTCCTGGTATGCATTCGGGAGTAGCATCTCTTGTATTGAGTTcatttttcttgtattttagTTTCATCATTTTCCTTatcatttag